From one Gossypium hirsutum isolate 1008001.06 chromosome D08, Gossypium_hirsutum_v2.1, whole genome shotgun sequence genomic stretch:
- the LOC107909361 gene encoding L10-interacting MYB domain-containing protein isoform X1, which translates to MSTSAVEVSDEKVKEMWDKRLTEIFCDICIKEILKGNRPGTHFTRDGWLKIMTNFEKETGKGFSQRQLKNRWDALKKEWKAWKKLKGEDTGLGWNPIKRTVDASDEWWESRLQVVPEAKKFRTSGIDPEFERKLDQMFMGIVATGDKAWAPSSGTLPTDFFEDVNNEIPKENEEENMRNDVHISNDVQISSDVHISNDVQIDGTSQKRKNPEMSSSHFKTGGKKSSKQIGGAARLSSQIEKLCNAADSMSQATSSLTPIMDPFGIPQAVKMLDSMSEEVPEASLLYFFALRLLLNKDKRIMFLSINPKIRALWLKTEMEDS; encoded by the exons ATGAGTACTTCGGCTGTTGAAGTTAGTGatgaaaaagtaaaagaaatgtgGGATAAGAGATTGACAGAAATATTTTGTGATATTTGTATTAAAGAGATATTGAAAGGCAATAGGCCTGGTACTCATTTCACAAGAGATGGATGGTTGAAAATAATGACAAACTTTGAGAAAGAAACGGGCAAGGGTTTTTCACAAAGACAACTTAAAAATAGGTGGGATGCCCTAAAAAAAGAATGGAAAGCTTGGAAGAAACTTAAAGGCGAAGATACTGGTTTAGGGTGGAATCCTATAAAAAGAACTGTTGATGCATCGGATGAATGGTGGGAGAGTAGGCTCCAG GTTGTGCCTGAAGCTAAAAAATTTAGAACATCGGGTATTGATCCTGAATTCGAAAGGAAGTTGGACCAAATGTTCATGGGGATAGTTGCAACAGGTGATAAAGCATGGGCACCTTCTTCTGGTACACTCCCTACTGATTTTTTCGAGGATGTTAACAATGAAATACCTAAagagaatgaagaagaaaatatgagaaatgatGTTCATATTTCAAATGATGTTCAGATTTCAAGTGatgttcacatttcaaatgaCGTTCAAATTGATGGAACcagtcaaaaaagaaaaaaccctgaGATGTCAAGTTCACATTTTAAAACTGGAGGAAAGAAATCCTCAAAGCAAATTGGAGGGGCTGCAAGATTGTCCagtcaaatagaaaaattatgcaaTGCAGCTGACAGTATGAGTCAAGCCACATCTAGTTTGACTCCTATTATGGATCCATTTGGTATTCCACAAGCAGTCAAAATGCTTGACAGCATGTCAGAAGAAGTTCCAGAAGCTAGTCTGCTATACTTTTTCGCACTTAGATTATTGCTCAATAAGGACAAGCGGattatgtttttatcaattaatcccaAGATTAGAGCTTTGTGGCTTAAGACGGAAATGGAggatagttga
- the LOC107909361 gene encoding L10-interacting MYB domain-containing protein isoform X2 yields MSTSAVEVSDEKVKEMWDKRLTEIFCDICIKEILKGNRPGTHFTRDGWLKIMTNFEKETGKGFSQRQLKNRWDALKKEWKAWKKLKGEDTGLGWNPIKRTVDASDEWWESRLQVVPEAKKFRTSGIDPEFERKLDQMFMGIVATGDKAWAPSSDFK; encoded by the exons ATGAGTACTTCGGCTGTTGAAGTTAGTGatgaaaaagtaaaagaaatgtgGGATAAGAGATTGACAGAAATATTTTGTGATATTTGTATTAAAGAGATATTGAAAGGCAATAGGCCTGGTACTCATTTCACAAGAGATGGATGGTTGAAAATAATGACAAACTTTGAGAAAGAAACGGGCAAGGGTTTTTCACAAAGACAACTTAAAAATAGGTGGGATGCCCTAAAAAAAGAATGGAAAGCTTGGAAGAAACTTAAAGGCGAAGATACTGGTTTAGGGTGGAATCCTATAAAAAGAACTGTTGATGCATCGGATGAATGGTGGGAGAGTAGGCTCCAG GTTGTGCCTGAAGCTAAAAAATTTAGAACATCGGGTATTGATCCTGAATTCGAAAGGAAGTTGGACCAAATGTTCATGGGGATAGTTGCAACAGGTGATAAAGCATGGGCACCTTCTTCTG ATTTCAAGTGa
- the LOC107909353 gene encoding caffeic acid 3-O-methyltransferase — translation MGSTGETQMTPTQVSDEEANLFAMQLTSASVLPMVLKSAIELDLLEIMAKAGPGAFLSPKELASQLPTSNPDAPVMLDRILRLLATYSILTCSLRTLPDGKVERLYGLGPVCKFLTKNEDGVTLSALSLMNQDKVLMESWYYLKDAVLEGGIPFNKVYGMTAFEYHGTDPRFNKVFNRGMSDHSTITMKKILETYDGFEGLKTLVDVGGGTGATLNMIVTKHPSIKGINFDLPHVIEDAPAYPGVEHVGGDMFESVPKGDAIFMKWICHDWSDEHCSKFLKKCYEALPDSGKVIVAECILPDYPDPSLATKLVVHIDCIMLAHNPGGKERTEKEFEALARSAGFQGFQVKCCAFGTYIMEFVKRV, via the exons ATGGGTTCAACCGGTGAAACCCAAATGACTCCCACCCAAGTCTCGGATGAGGAAGCCAACTTATTCGCCATGCAACTCACCAGTGCCTCAGTCCTTCCCATGGTCCTCAAGTCGGCCATAGAACTTGACCTGCTGGAGATCATGGCCAAAGCTGGCCCAGGTGCTTTCCTCTCCCCAAAAGAATTGGCTTCCCAGCTCCCCACCAGCAACCCCGATGCACCTGTCATGCTAGACCGCATCTTGCGCCTCCTGGCTACCTACTCCATCCTCACTTGCTCCTTGCGCACTCTTCCTGATGGCAAAGTGGAGAGACTCTATGGTCTTGGCCCTGTCTGCAAATTCTTGACCAAGAATGAAGATGGCGTCACTCTTTCCGCCCTCAGTCTCATGAATCAAGACAAGGTCCTTATGGAGAGCTG GTACTACTTGAAAGATGCCGTGCTGGAAGGTGGAATTCCCTTCAACAAAGTCTATGGTATGACCGCATTCGAGTACCATGGCACGGATCCTAGATTCAACAAGGTTTTCAACAGGGGAATGTCTGATCACTCTACCATTACCATGAAGAAGATTCTTGAGACCTATGATGGCTTTGAGGGACTCAAAACACTGGTCGATGTTGGCGGCGGTACTGGAGCTACGCTTAACATGATTGTCACCAAGCACCCTTCTATAAAGGGCATCAACTTTGATTTGCCTCATGTCATTGAGGATGCTCCTGCTTATCCTG GTGTGGAGCATGTTGGTGGAGACATGTTTGAAAGTGTTCCAAAAGGAGACGCCATCTTCATGAAG TGGATATGCCACGATTGGAGTGATGAGCACTGCTCCAAGTTTTTGAAGAAGTGCTACGAAGCTTTGCCGGACAGCGGAAAAGTAATTGTTGCAGAATGTATTCTCCCAGATTACCCAGATCCTAGCCTTGCCACAAAGTTAGTTGTCCATATTGATTGCATCATGTTGGCTCACAATCCTGGTGGGAAAGAGAGGACTGAGAAAGAATTCGAGGCCTTGGCAAGGAGTGCTGGGTTTCAAGGTTTCCAAGTAAAATGCTGCGCGTTCGGCACATACATCATGGAGTTTGTCAAAAGGGTTTGA